In a single window of the Flavobacterium sp. W4I14 genome:
- a CDS encoding SAM-dependent methyltransferase (product_source=COG0500; cath_funfam=3.40.50.150; cog=COG0500; pfam=PF13847; superfamily=53335): MQRKWFQYWFNSPYYHILYQQRNDAEAEFFIDKLTEFLHPTPDAKMLDIACGKGRHSIYLNKKGFDVTGIDLSEQSIKYAKQFENNKLHFLVHDMRRLFYINYFDVALNLFTSFGYFDTEKDHVNALKTFRKCLTAKGILVLDYFNTEKIIRNLNHCETKSLDGITFNITKNVIDGKIIKKINFEDKQKVYNFEERVQAFSFEDFQRMLTKAGMVIEKTFGSYALDDFDESSSDRLILICKKA, encoded by the coding sequence ATGCAACGCAAGTGGTTTCAATATTGGTTTAATTCGCCATATTATCATATTCTTTATCAACAACGAAATGATGCTGAAGCCGAGTTTTTCATCGATAAACTTACAGAATTTTTACACCCAACGCCCGATGCTAAAATGTTGGATATTGCCTGTGGCAAAGGCCGACATTCAATCTATTTAAACAAAAAGGGCTTTGATGTTACTGGAATAGACCTTTCGGAACAAAGTATAAAATATGCCAAGCAATTCGAAAATAATAAATTACATTTTCTTGTACACGATATGCGCAGGTTGTTTTACATCAATTACTTTGATGTGGCCTTAAATCTGTTTACCAGTTTTGGTTATTTCGATACCGAAAAAGACCATGTAAATGCACTTAAAACCTTTCGAAAATGCTTAACAGCTAAGGGTATTTTGGTGCTCGATTATTTTAATACCGAAAAAATTATCCGCAACTTAAATCATTGCGAAACAAAATCGCTCGATGGCATAACTTTTAATATCACTAAAAATGTGATCGACGGAAAAATTATCAAAAAGATAAATTTCGAAGACAAACAAAAGGTATACAATTTCGAAGAACGGGTGCAGGCATTTAGTTTCGAAGATTTTCAGCGCATGCTAACCAAGGCAGGGATGGTTATCGAAAAAACTTTTGGCAGTTATGCCTTAGACGATTTTGACGAAAGCAGTTCTGACCGGTTAATTTTAATCTGTAAAAAAGCATGA
- a CDS encoding transcription antitermination factor NusB (product_source=TIGR01951; cath_funfam=1.10.940.10; cog=COG0781; pfam=PF01029; superfamily=48013; tigrfam=TIGR01951) yields the protein MKILFKNKLTEISADWVEDSKFVQDLFVHTLQNDAKYQEMIADRTKNWESERIALMDTILMKMAICELLNFPSIPVKVTINEYLELSKDYSTPKSNSFINGILDKILGDLKKNNTIKKIGRGLIED from the coding sequence TTGAAGATCCTTTTTAAAAACAAACTGACTGAAATCAGTGCCGATTGGGTTGAAGATAGCAAATTTGTTCAGGATCTTTTTGTACATACTTTGCAGAATGATGCAAAATATCAGGAAATGATTGCCGATAGAACCAAAAATTGGGAATCGGAACGTATTGCATTAATGGATACAATTTTAATGAAAATGGCCATTTGCGAATTGTTAAACTTTCCATCTATTCCGGTTAAAGTAACCATCAACGAATATTTAGAGTTATCAAAAGATTACAGTACACCGAAGAGTAATTCATTTATTAACGGTATTTTAGACAAAATTTTAGGCGATCTTAAGAAAAATAACACCATTAAAAAGATTGGCCGCGGATTAATCGAAGATTAA
- a CDS encoding phosphomannomutase (product_source=KO:K01840; cath_funfam=3.30.310.50,3.40.120.10; cog=COG1109; ko=KO:K01840; pfam=PF00408,PF02878,PF02879,PF02880; superfamily=53738,55957; tigrfam=TIGR03990) — MTLIKSISGIRGTIGGRAGDGLTPFDIVKFTAAFGSWVVQKTGNKRVVLGRDARISGEMVNNLVIGTLQGLGIEVIDLGLSTTPTVEVAVPDEKAGGGIILTASHNPKQWNALKLLNANGEFISDADGKEVLDLAESADFDFADVDKLGKVIKNDTYLQKHIDKVLALPLVDVEAIRKADFKVVIDCVNSTGGIFIPALLKALGVSRVVELYCTPDGHFPHNPEPLPENLTEISKEVQKQNADLGIVVDPDVDRLCFVNEDGSMFGEEYTLVAVADYVLKNTPGNTVSNLSSTRALRDVTEKAGSEYNASAVGEVNVVNKMKTTNAIIGGEGNGGIIYPESHYGRDALVGIALFLTHLAKFGKSISVLRASYPQYHISKNKITLTPEMDIDNLLKQVEEKYKNQPYSTIDGLKIEFDKTWVHLRRSNTEPIIRIYSEAENETIAENLANKIISDIKEILHL; from the coding sequence GTGACTTTAATAAAATCAATTTCAGGAATACGAGGAACCATTGGCGGAAGGGCTGGAGACGGCTTAACCCCATTTGATATTGTGAAATTTACAGCTGCCTTTGGTAGCTGGGTGGTACAAAAAACAGGCAATAAAAGAGTAGTTTTAGGTCGCGATGCCCGCATTTCGGGTGAGATGGTGAATAACCTGGTTATCGGAACTTTACAGGGCTTGGGTATTGAGGTAATCGATTTAGGTTTATCAACCACGCCAACTGTAGAAGTAGCTGTACCTGATGAAAAAGCAGGTGGCGGTATCATTTTAACCGCAAGCCATAACCCAAAACAATGGAATGCCTTAAAATTGCTAAATGCGAATGGCGAATTTATTAGCGACGCTGACGGAAAAGAAGTTTTAGATTTAGCAGAAAGTGCTGATTTTGATTTTGCTGATGTAGATAAATTAGGTAAAGTAATTAAAAACGATACTTATCTTCAAAAACACATCGATAAAGTTTTAGCATTACCATTGGTTGATGTTGAGGCAATTAGAAAGGCCGATTTTAAAGTCGTAATCGACTGCGTAAATTCAACAGGCGGCATTTTTATCCCTGCTTTGTTAAAAGCTTTGGGTGTGAGCAGGGTAGTAGAATTATATTGTACACCAGACGGGCATTTTCCGCACAATCCTGAGCCACTTCCTGAAAACTTAACAGAAATATCGAAAGAAGTTCAGAAACAAAATGCCGATTTAGGTATCGTTGTTGATCCGGATGTTGACCGTTTATGTTTTGTAAACGAAGATGGTAGCATGTTTGGCGAAGAATATACTTTGGTTGCTGTTGCCGATTATGTATTGAAAAATACACCAGGAAACACGGTTTCGAACCTTTCATCAACTCGTGCATTACGCGATGTGACCGAAAAAGCTGGGTCAGAATACAACGCATCGGCAGTAGGAGAGGTGAATGTAGTGAACAAAATGAAGACAACAAACGCCATTATTGGTGGTGAAGGAAACGGTGGAATTATTTATCCTGAATCGCACTATGGAAGAGATGCCTTGGTTGGCATTGCCTTATTCTTAACACATTTAGCTAAATTTGGTAAATCGATCTCCGTATTAAGAGCCAGTTATCCGCAGTACCACATTTCTAAAAACAAAATTACCCTTACGCCAGAAATGGATATCGATAATCTGTTGAAACAGGTAGAAGAAAAGTATAAAAATCAGCCATACAGTACAATTGATGGATTGAAGATAGAATTTGATAAAACTTGGGTACATTTGCGCCGTTCGAACACTGAACCGATCATCAGGATTTACAGTGAAGCAGAAAATGAAACCATTGCCGAGAATTTGGCTAACAAAATTATTTCTGACATTAAAGAAATATTACACCTTTAA
- a CDS encoding hypothetical protein (product_source=Hypo-rule applied; pfam=PF17653; superfamily=57586) → MLKEGEDFYFNEDGLMVFTEAYHLKRGYCCKNKCKHCPWGYGKKKEKK, encoded by the coding sequence ATGTTAAAAGAAGGCGAAGATTTTTACTTTAATGAAGATGGACTAATGGTTTTTACCGAAGCATACCATTTAAAACGTGGTTATTGCTGCAAGAATAAATGTAAGCACTGTCCATGGGGTTATGGGAAAAAGAAAGAAAAGAAGTAA
- a CDS encoding preprotein translocase subunit YajC (product_source=KO:K03210; cath_funfam=2.60.120.10; cog=COG1862; ko=KO:K03210; pfam=PF02699; smart=SM01323; superfamily=51366; tigrfam=TIGR00739; transmembrane_helix_parts=Outside_1_9,TMhelix_10_32,Inside_33_106), giving the protein MTSTVILQAAAGGSNMLTTIVPMVLIMVVFYFFMIRPQVKKAKDHKKLVAELKKGDKIVTTAGIHGRIADMNETTFLIEVEGGVKIRFDKSAVSLDATKAVVGPKA; this is encoded by the coding sequence ATGACATCAACAGTAATATTACAGGCAGCAGCAGGTGGTAGTAACATGCTAACTACAATTGTACCAATGGTACTCATCATGGTAGTTTTCTACTTTTTCATGATCCGCCCGCAAGTTAAAAAAGCTAAAGACCATAAAAAATTGGTTGCAGAATTGAAAAAAGGAGATAAAATCGTAACTACCGCAGGTATTCACGGTCGTATAGCCGATATGAATGAAACAACTTTTTTAATCGAGGTTGAAGGTGGTGTAAAGATCCGTTTCGATAAATCAGCGGTTTCTTTAGATGCAACTAAAGCGGTTGTAGGGCCTAAAGCTTAG
- a CDS encoding putative mRNA 3-end processing factor (product_source=KO:K07577; cath_funfam=3.60.15.10; cog=COG1236; ko=KO:K07577; superfamily=56281; tigrfam=TIGR04122), with product MILEDFITITPTGLYCVYGDFYLDPQQPVKEAVVSHAHGDHAIGGSQNVYCTAATATFMKHRYRKFAAVDFFTKSYHESFKIKDVTITFYSAGHILGSAQVLMEYKGVKYLYTGDYKIEPDNTCEPFEFVETDVLITESTFANPETKHPSPIDEIKKLNETNANIMLGSYALGKSQRIIQLLNAHCPIKNIMVHHSIMPFVKIYEDYGMKVGNYKMYDRKVMKNNQEHQVYIVPPMVFHSYHKAINVVRAFASGWKNLQQQNGISLYISDHADWDAILETIEKVKPKQVWTLHGDGKQLKDYFKNKLEVKILNG from the coding sequence ATGATTTTAGAAGATTTTATTACCATTACGCCAACAGGCTTGTATTGTGTTTACGGCGATTTTTACCTCGATCCACAACAGCCCGTTAAAGAGGCAGTGGTTTCACATGCCCATGGCGATCATGCTATTGGTGGAAGCCAAAATGTATACTGTACTGCTGCTACCGCAACTTTTATGAAGCACCGCTACCGCAAATTTGCCGCGGTCGATTTTTTTACCAAAAGTTATCATGAATCCTTTAAGATAAAAGATGTTACCATTACTTTCTATTCTGCCGGACATATTTTAGGCTCTGCACAGGTTTTAATGGAGTATAAAGGCGTAAAATACCTTTATACTGGCGATTATAAGATTGAACCCGATAATACCTGTGAGCCTTTCGAATTTGTTGAAACAGATGTGTTGATTACGGAAAGTACCTTTGCTAATCCGGAAACCAAACACCCTTCACCAATAGATGAAATTAAAAAGCTAAACGAAACCAATGCGAATATCATGCTTGGTTCTTATGCATTAGGTAAAAGCCAGCGGATTATCCAACTACTCAATGCACATTGTCCTATAAAGAACATTATGGTTCACCACAGTATTATGCCCTTTGTTAAAATCTACGAAGATTATGGAATGAAAGTAGGAAATTACAAAATGTATGATAGAAAGGTGATGAAAAATAATCAAGAGCATCAGGTCTATATTGTGCCGCCAATGGTTTTTCACAGTTACCATAAGGCGATTAATGTAGTGCGCGCCTTTGCCTCTGGATGGAAGAACCTGCAACAACAAAATGGCATTTCACTCTATATTTCTGACCACGCCGATTGGGATGCAATTTTAGAAACCATAGAAAAAGTTAAACCGAAACAAGTATGGACTTTACATGGTGATGGCAAACAGCTTAAAGATTATTTTAAAAACAAACTTGAAGTTAAAATACTTAATGGATAA
- a CDS encoding antitoxin component YwqK of YwqJK toxin-antitoxin module (product_source=COG2849; cleavage_site_network=SignalP-noTM; cog=COG2849; pfam=PF03544; superfamily=56925,74653), with the protein MKKCILTLITLTLSINAIAQKKTTVSYFKKGMLTENKSDYDYRRVIQETDTPSLYKLFEFYPDNKEKTIGTVSKYAPTLVYEGSRQSFNKQGTLTSKVNFKNGALSGECIYYYDNGKLENVFQYDDNSPRQRQWITGIDSLGNQFIKDGNGLFKKTFKKDEVEEGIYRNGYKDGTWKGTSSKGIYEEVYENGVFKSGISTLPDGKQIRYDKMEQQPEFKGGMTEFYRYLARSYKFPTEAFKNHVNGKLYITFVVEKDGRLTDYEFKNDLGFGTKEEAIRVLDESPKWIPGQQHGIPVRVKYNININLAQR; encoded by the coding sequence ATGAAAAAATGTATTTTAACGCTCATCACATTAACACTCTCTATTAATGCTATTGCTCAAAAAAAAACAACCGTTTCTTATTTCAAAAAGGGCATGCTTACCGAAAACAAAAGTGATTACGATTATAGGAGGGTTATCCAAGAAACCGATACACCATCTTTGTATAAATTATTTGAATTCTACCCGGATAATAAAGAAAAAACAATAGGAACAGTTTCAAAATATGCGCCTACACTTGTTTATGAAGGAAGTAGACAAAGTTTTAACAAACAAGGTACCCTTACCTCGAAGGTTAATTTTAAAAATGGGGCTTTAAGCGGTGAATGTATTTATTATTACGATAATGGAAAGCTGGAAAATGTATTTCAGTATGATGACAACAGCCCAAGGCAAAGGCAATGGATAACGGGCATAGATTCCTTGGGAAATCAATTTATTAAGGATGGCAATGGACTATTCAAGAAAACCTTTAAAAAAGATGAGGTTGAGGAAGGGATTTACCGCAATGGCTATAAAGATGGAACCTGGAAAGGAACCAGCAGTAAAGGAATTTACGAAGAAGTTTATGAGAACGGAGTATTTAAATCTGGTATATCTACTTTACCGGATGGAAAACAGATAAGGTACGACAAAATGGAGCAACAACCAGAGTTTAAAGGAGGAATGACAGAGTTTTATAGGTATCTGGCCAGAAGTTACAAATTCCCTACTGAAGCCTTTAAAAATCATGTTAACGGAAAATTATACATCACCTTTGTAGTAGAAAAAGATGGCAGGTTAACAGATTATGAGTTTAAAAATGATCTCGGGTTTGGCACTAAAGAAGAAGCAATCAGGGTTTTAGACGAGTCTCCTAAATGGATTCCAGGTCAACAACACGGCATTCCGGTTAGGGTAAAATATAATATTAATATAAATCTGGCCCAGCGATAA
- a CDS encoding membrane-associated phospholipid phosphatase (product_source=COG0671; cath_funfam=1.20.144.10; cog=COG0671; pfam=PF01569; smart=SM00014; superfamily=48317; transmembrane_helix_parts=Outside_1_30,TMhelix_31_50,Inside_51_56,TMhelix_57_79,Outside_80_106,TMhelix_107_129,Inside_130_135,TMhelix_136_158,Outside_159_161,TMhelix_162_180,Inside_181_187), giving the protein MIESIQQFDVELFLKIHRGLSNSFFDWLMPLMRNRFFWSPLYLFIIVFCIKQYKKQGYYIIGMVLFTFAMGDLIASRVVKPWVARVRPCNDLSLANDIIHRVPCGSGLSFPSAHATNHFAIAVFLICIFYSRWKPILPIGILWAFIISFAQVYVGVHYPVDVTTGALLGITIGIICSGIFKKLQPDF; this is encoded by the coding sequence ATGATAGAAAGCATACAGCAATTTGACGTAGAATTGTTCTTGAAAATCCATCGTGGGCTTTCAAACAGCTTTTTTGATTGGTTGATGCCCTTAATGCGTAACCGTTTCTTCTGGTCGCCCCTTTACCTTTTTATTATTGTTTTTTGTATTAAACAGTATAAAAAACAAGGTTATTACATTATCGGCATGGTTCTCTTCACTTTTGCCATGGGCGATTTAATTGCGTCGAGAGTAGTGAAACCCTGGGTAGCCCGGGTTAGGCCCTGCAATGATTTAAGCTTAGCGAACGATATTATCCACCGTGTTCCCTGTGGAAGTGGTCTGAGCTTTCCGTCTGCACATGCCACCAATCATTTTGCGATAGCCGTTTTTTTAATCTGCATTTTTTATAGCCGATGGAAACCTATTTTGCCTATTGGCATTTTGTGGGCGTTTATCATCAGTTTTGCGCAGGTATATGTTGGTGTTCATTATCCTGTCGATGTAACTACCGGTGCTTTACTAGGCATCACCATAGGGATTATCTGTTCTGGAATATTTAAAAAATTACAACCTGATTTTTAA
- a CDS encoding hypothetical protein (product_source=Hypo-rule applied; superfamily=50249; transmembrane_helix_parts=Inside_1_12,TMhelix_13_32,Outside_33_315), which yields MPFIRLTKIEKRRVFSLLACLLLAIAAWLFMALNNKYIYVAKTVLVFKNTPTKRAFYPLQSDTIDLQVEGTGWQLLFARLRISPPSVSVNLSQLNTKDFIVFSDQLFNINRQLESTQKVISVKPDTLYFDFTKRVVKKVPVKLIDKLSFEKQYGVSSEVILNPKYVKVAGPVEELAKIKFWPTDTLKQDKIQNSSTTRIALQHSIHKNVSIYPSSVEVRLPVDEFTEKTIEVPLKITNNRNYNSLKLYPKKVKVTFLVALSNYDQVDESFITATIDVDEWQILKHRQFTVKITEFPDYCKLVSVMPSKIDFIVEK from the coding sequence ATGCCCTTCATTAGGTTAACGAAGATTGAAAAAAGACGTGTGTTTAGCTTATTGGCCTGCTTGCTGTTGGCTATAGCGGCATGGCTTTTTATGGCATTAAACAACAAATATATTTATGTAGCAAAAACCGTTTTGGTTTTTAAAAACACACCTACAAAAAGGGCATTTTATCCCCTGCAGTCTGATACGATAGATTTACAGGTTGAAGGGACTGGCTGGCAATTGCTTTTTGCTCGTTTAAGGATTAGTCCACCATCTGTTTCTGTTAATTTAAGCCAGCTCAATACTAAAGATTTTATTGTTTTTTCCGACCAGCTTTTCAATATTAATAGACAGTTAGAAAGTACCCAAAAGGTAATTTCTGTTAAACCCGATACCCTGTATTTCGATTTCACCAAACGCGTAGTTAAAAAAGTTCCTGTAAAGCTGATCGATAAACTGAGCTTTGAAAAGCAATATGGCGTCTCCAGTGAGGTTATTCTTAACCCAAAATATGTTAAAGTAGCAGGCCCTGTAGAGGAGTTAGCTAAAATAAAGTTCTGGCCTACCGATACACTTAAGCAGGATAAAATACAGAACAGCAGTACTACAAGAATAGCTCTACAGCACAGTATCCATAAAAATGTAAGTATTTATCCCTCATCTGTAGAGGTTAGATTACCTGTTGATGAGTTTACGGAGAAGACTATCGAAGTGCCCTTGAAAATTACAAACAATAGGAATTATAACAGTCTTAAGCTGTATCCTAAAAAAGTTAAAGTTACCTTCTTAGTCGCGTTAAGCAATTACGATCAGGTTGACGAAAGTTTTATTACCGCTACCATTGATGTAGACGAATGGCAAATTTTAAAGCATCGTCAGTTTACAGTGAAGATAACCGAGTTTCCTGATTATTGTAAACTGGTAAGCGTAATGCCTTCCAAAATAGATTTTATCGTAGAAAAATAA
- a CDS encoding dephospho-CoA kinase (product_source=KO:K00859; cath_funfam=3.40.50.300; cog=COG0237; ko=KO:K00859; pfam=PF01121; smart=SM00382; superfamily=52540; tigrfam=TIGR00152), whose protein sequence is MYKVGITGGIGSGKTTACKVFEVLGIPVFYADTAAKEIMCKDVLLVEGVKSTFGKESYFGDGSLNNKHIAGIVFNNEEELAKLNALVHPAVFRAFDAWEETIPANTPYTLKEAALLFESGSYKMCDTNVLVTAPYEIKIKRVMKRDGVTAEQVKARMDKQLNDEEKSKMANHFIINDEQESIIEQVLALHQEFLKAAEEFKNGKA, encoded by the coding sequence ATGTATAAAGTAGGTATAACAGGTGGTATAGGCAGTGGTAAAACAACGGCTTGTAAAGTTTTTGAAGTATTGGGGATCCCTGTGTTTTATGCAGATACCGCTGCCAAAGAAATTATGTGCAAAGATGTTTTGTTGGTGGAGGGAGTTAAATCTACTTTCGGGAAAGAAAGTTATTTCGGCGATGGAAGCCTAAATAACAAGCATATCGCTGGCATTGTTTTTAATAATGAAGAAGAGCTTGCAAAATTAAATGCATTGGTTCATCCGGCAGTTTTTAGGGCATTTGATGCCTGGGAAGAAACCATTCCTGCCAATACGCCATATACCTTAAAAGAGGCTGCTTTGTTGTTCGAAAGTGGCTCTTATAAAATGTGTGATACCAATGTCCTGGTTACTGCTCCTTACGAAATTAAAATTAAACGGGTAATGAAGCGGGATGGGGTAACAGCAGAGCAGGTTAAAGCACGTATGGATAAACAGCTTAACGACGAAGAAAAATCGAAAATGGCCAACCACTTTATCATAAATGATGAGCAAGAATCTATAATTGAACAGGTTTTAGCTTTACACCAAGAATTTCTGAAGGCGGCCGAAGAATTTAAGAATGGCAAGGCTTAA
- a CDS encoding hypothetical protein (product_source=Hypo-rule applied; cleavage_site_network=SignalP-noTM; pfam=PF07610; superfamily=49503) gives MKRTFILAIAALSFAACRNANNQTSETTTAVSVGNDTSKTAKVAPADAPVIVFERDIFDFGKITQGEKIKHDFKLKNTGKSPLIVSNATATCGCTVPQVPGEPILPGKEGVISVVFNSEGKMGMQDKVVTVTSNANPTVTTVHLVGEVLAKK, from the coding sequence ATGAAAAGAACATTTATCTTGGCTATTGCTGCGCTTTCATTTGCAGCATGTCGTAATGCAAATAATCAAACCAGCGAAACTACAACAGCTGTTTCAGTTGGTAACGATACTTCAAAAACAGCTAAAGTTGCTCCGGCAGATGCGCCTGTTATTGTTTTCGAACGAGATATTTTCGATTTCGGTAAAATAACGCAAGGTGAAAAAATTAAGCACGATTTTAAACTTAAAAATACAGGTAAAAGTCCGCTGATTGTTTCAAATGCAACTGCAACATGTGGTTGTACTGTTCCTCAGGTACCAGGAGAACCTATTTTGCCAGGTAAAGAAGGAGTAATTAGCGTAGTTTTTAATAGCGAAGGTAAAATGGGTATGCAAGATAAGGTAGTAACCGTTACGTCAAATGCAAATCCAACAGTAACCACTGTTCATTTGGTAGGAGAGGTGCTTGCTAAAAAATAA
- a CDS encoding Uma2 family endonuclease (product_source=COG4636; cath_funfam=3.90.1570.10; cog=COG4636; pfam=PF05685; superfamily=52980), with product MDEIVNEPAVAYQKRRYTIEEYLEMEKTSTVKHEYFQGEVFAMSGASDNHNEIFSNVFIEIGNKLKGKPCRPYGSDKRMNIPENTLFTYPDISIYCNGLIHSDVDEDTSILPTVIIEILSPSTKNYDKGKKFNLYKDIPSLKEYIMIDSESVSIEAYYVNDKQNWALNQHKGISDRLTLVSMGFDIALSDIYEHVRFS from the coding sequence ATGGATGAGATTGTAAACGAACCTGCTGTAGCCTATCAAAAAAGGCGTTATACCATTGAAGAATACCTGGAGATGGAAAAAACCTCAACAGTAAAGCACGAGTATTTCCAAGGGGAGGTATTTGCAATGTCTGGTGCCAGTGATAATCACAACGAGATTTTCAGCAACGTTTTTATTGAAATTGGAAACAAGCTTAAAGGTAAGCCCTGCAGGCCTTATGGAAGTGATAAACGAATGAATATTCCTGAGAATACTTTATTTACCTATCCTGACATATCAATTTACTGTAATGGCCTAATACATAGCGATGTTGATGAGGATACCTCAATTTTACCAACTGTTATTATTGAAATCCTGTCACCTTCAACCAAAAATTACGACAAAGGGAAAAAATTTAACCTGTATAAAGATATTCCTTCATTAAAAGAATACATTATGATTGATTCAGAATCAGTGTCGATAGAGGCCTATTACGTTAATGATAAGCAAAACTGGGCACTCAATCAACACAAGGGAATATCTGATAGACTAACTCTTGTTTCGATGGGCTTTGATATAGCGCTAAGCGATATTTATGAGCATGTTCGCTTTAGTTAG
- a CDS encoding zinc and cadmium transporter (product_source=KO:K16267; cog=COG0428; ko=KO:K16267; pfam=PF02535; transmembrane_helix_parts=Inside_1_6,TMhelix_7_23,Outside_24_32,TMhelix_33_51,Inside_52_62,TMhelix_63_80,Outside_81_94,TMhelix_95_112,Inside_113_124,TMhelix_125_144,Outside_145_153,TMhelix_154_176,Inside_177_184,TMhelix_185_207,Outside_208_219,TMhelix_220_237,Inside_238_238): protein MEIWKLCVLFFCAFLGGTAIFLVKSDKSKLLKLILSFSGAYLFAITVLHLIPDAYSGPDKWQIGVFILIGFLLQIFLEQFSEGVEHGHIHKHHDGHVFPFGIMISLCLHAFLEGMPLAKEQHNELIFGISLHHIPAAFALASILMQNHYKKSSIIFYLIVFAIMAPLGFYVSVGLSNGTIGGIDAYFNKIMGIVIGIFLHISTTILFESSADHKINTRKMIAVLLGIGVALIGFFAGH, encoded by the coding sequence ATGGAAATCTGGAAACTTTGCGTACTCTTTTTCTGTGCCTTTTTAGGTGGGACAGCTATATTTTTAGTAAAGAGCGATAAATCTAAACTACTGAAATTGATTTTGTCTTTCAGTGGAGCCTATTTATTTGCCATTACAGTTTTACATTTAATTCCTGACGCTTACAGCGGACCCGACAAATGGCAGATTGGTGTCTTCATCCTGATTGGTTTTTTGTTACAGATCTTCTTGGAGCAGTTTTCAGAAGGTGTAGAACATGGCCACATTCATAAACATCACGACGGGCATGTTTTTCCCTTCGGGATTATGATAAGTTTGTGTTTACATGCTTTTTTAGAGGGGATGCCATTAGCCAAAGAACAGCACAATGAGCTGATTTTCGGAATTTCACTACACCACATCCCAGCTGCTTTTGCGCTGGCCAGCATATTAATGCAAAACCATTATAAGAAAAGCAGTATTATATTTTATCTGATTGTATTTGCCATCATGGCACCTCTGGGCTTTTATGTAAGTGTTGGCTTAAGCAATGGCACTATTGGCGGCATTGATGCTTATTTCAATAAAATTATGGGTATTGTAATTGGTATTTTCTTACATATTTCTACCACCATCTTATTCGAATCGAGTGCCGATCATAAAATCAATACCCGCAAAATGATTGCCGTTTTATTGGGAATTGGTGTAGCATTAATTGGTTTCTTTGCAGGGCATTAA